Proteins encoded within one genomic window of Persephonella sp.:
- a CDS encoding heavy metal-associated domain-containing protein, with the protein MDKVAVLSVSMLMIGGIGWFFFGKKEKDGKADKTSGDTEKLELNISGMHCAGCVAGIEATLKATNGVISASVNLATSRGVFEYDPSKISKQDIIQRIKDLGYDASEDTESFEKKS; encoded by the coding sequence TTGGATAAGGTTGCGGTTCTTTCTGTCTCGATGTTGATGATAGGAGGTATAGGCTGGTTTTTCTTTGGAAAAAAGGAAAAAGATGGAAAGGCTGATAAAACTTCTGGAGATACTGAAAAACTTGAGCTTAACATATCAGGAATGCACTGTGCAGGTTGTGTCGCAGGAATTGAAGCAACTCTTAAAGCTACAAATGGGGTGATATCTGCTTCTGTAAATCTGGCAACATCAAGGGGTGTTTTTGAATATGATCCTTCTAAAATATCAAAACAGGATATTATCCAGAGAATAAAAGATCTTGGTTATGATGCCTCCGAAGATACAGAAAGTTTTGAAAAAAAAAGTTAG
- the alr gene encoding alanine racemase, translating to MMITEEKIYIKGFRSWAEINKDRLIQNVKTIYSSVNKKIFAVVKADAYGHGALKVSEILQEIPYVKYLCVATAEEGKELRKKGIKKDILVLGGILRDEIKCFKEYSLVPVVSDFEQLKTVKENNIQKIHIKIDTGMHRLGFLPEDVEDILKKVSGLKVEGLMSHFPSADTDPELTQKQITEFEKIIKKFRSYGIDPEYVHLQNSAGLMYECSYCNAVRIGLSIYGEKPSDSFNIPVKTVMSVRSKIITVKKIKKGQTISYGGRFKADRDMKIGVVAFGYADGLPRELSNRGYFLINDIKVEIVGTITMDMTMVDLTDIDGVKPMDTVTIVGKDGKKEIYFDEIAKMCNTIPYEIMCRISKRVKRVVV from the coding sequence ATGATGATAACAGAGGAAAAGATATACATTAAAGGTTTTAGAAGTTGGGCTGAGATCAACAAGGATAGACTGATCCAAAATGTTAAAACCATTTACAGCAGTGTAAATAAAAAGATATTTGCAGTTGTAAAGGCTGATGCCTACGGACACGGGGCTTTAAAAGTATCAGAAATCCTTCAAGAAATCCCCTATGTTAAATACCTGTGTGTTGCAACAGCTGAAGAAGGAAAAGAGTTAAGAAAAAAGGGCATAAAAAAGGATATACTTGTCTTAGGAGGAATTCTGAGAGATGAGATAAAATGTTTCAAAGAATACAGCCTTGTTCCTGTAGTTTCTGATTTTGAGCAGTTAAAGACAGTTAAAGAAAACAATATCCAGAAAATACATATCAAGATTGACACAGGAATGCACAGGCTTGGCTTTCTTCCAGAAGATGTGGAAGATATACTTAAAAAAGTAAGCGGCTTAAAAGTTGAAGGACTTATGTCCCACTTCCCATCTGCCGATACCGATCCTGAGCTTACACAAAAACAGATAACAGAATTTGAAAAGATTATAAAAAAGTTTAGATCTTACGGTATTGATCCTGAATATGTTCATCTTCAAAACAGTGCAGGTCTTATGTATGAATGCAGTTACTGCAATGCTGTAAGGATAGGTTTATCAATATACGGTGAAAAACCTTCAGACAGTTTTAACATTCCTGTAAAGACTGTTATGTCAGTAAGATCAAAAATTATCACTGTGAAAAAGATAAAAAAAGGTCAGACCATTTCTTACGGGGGCAGGTTTAAAGCAGATAGGGATATGAAGATAGGGGTTGTGGCTTTTGGGTATGCTGACGGACTTCCAAGGGAATTATCTAACAGGGGCTATTTTTTGATTAATGACATAAAGGTTGAGATAGTAGGAACAATAACAATGGATATGACGATGGTTGATCTAACAGATATAGATGGTGTTAAACCTATGGACACTGTAACAATAGTTGGAAAAGACGGTAAAAAAGAAATATATTTTGATGAAATTGCAAAGATGTGCAACACTATACCTTATGAGATAATGTGTAGAATATCAAAAAGGGTCAAAAGGGTAGTTGTTTGA
- a CDS encoding sigma-54 dependent transcriptional regulator, translating to MENQNFSILIVDDEKNITDLLKDILEDEGFNVDVAFDISSAKEKIKEKDFDIVFLDVWLPDGEGTDLIPIIKESNQITKVIMISGHANIPIAVKALKEGAYDFLEKPISTESIFAVIEKAVKEIKKDLEYIFLKQKQTKDIEIIGNSPPILKLKKQIQKVAKTNAWVMIFGENGTGKELVAKSIHFLSERANKPFVDINCAALPDDLVEAELFGYEKGAFTGAVSRKPGKLEIADGGTLFLDEVTDLSLSAQAKLLRVLEEKEFTRLGSNQKIRVDIRVISATNKDLEKEVEEGRFRQDLAFRLAVVPIYVPPLRERGEDIILLAEHFLKKSCIENKMDPVKLSEDVKKVLLKYDWPGNVRELKNLMERLCIFAVGDEITVEDLPPYIFKGRSPVGSRKIEIKPLKKVREEAEKEVIKLALEKYGRNLKKVAKALEIDLSSLYRKLKQYNLEE from the coding sequence ATGGAAAATCAGAATTTTTCTATTCTAATTGTTGATGATGAAAAAAATATAACAGACCTTTTGAAAGACATTCTTGAAGATGAAGGATTTAATGTTGATGTTGCATTTGATATATCGTCAGCAAAGGAAAAGATAAAGGAAAAAGATTTTGATATAGTTTTTTTAGATGTATGGCTTCCTGATGGTGAAGGCACTGATCTGATTCCTATAATAAAAGAAAGCAACCAGATAACCAAGGTCATAATGATCTCAGGACATGCAAACATACCTATAGCGGTAAAGGCTTTAAAGGAAGGTGCTTATGACTTTCTTGAAAAACCAATATCAACAGAATCAATATTCGCTGTAATTGAGAAAGCTGTAAAAGAGATAAAAAAAGATCTTGAGTATATATTTTTAAAGCAAAAACAGACAAAAGATATTGAGATAATAGGAAACAGTCCACCTATCCTAAAGCTGAAAAAACAGATACAGAAAGTAGCGAAAACAAATGCATGGGTAATGATTTTTGGTGAAAACGGAACAGGAAAAGAGCTTGTTGCAAAATCTATTCATTTTTTAAGTGAAAGAGCAAACAAACCGTTTGTTGATATAAACTGTGCTGCACTTCCTGATGATCTTGTTGAGGCTGAACTTTTCGGTTATGAAAAAGGTGCATTCACAGGGGCTGTATCAAGAAAGCCGGGCAAACTTGAGATAGCAGATGGAGGAACACTTTTCTTAGATGAGGTAACAGATCTTAGCCTTTCAGCACAGGCAAAACTGCTGAGGGTTCTTGAGGAAAAAGAGTTCACAAGGCTTGGAAGTAATCAGAAAATAAGGGTTGATATAAGAGTAATATCTGCAACAAATAAGGATCTTGAAAAAGAGGTTGAAGAAGGTAGGTTCAGGCAGGATCTTGCTTTCAGACTTGCTGTTGTTCCTATATATGTTCCACCTTTAAGGGAAAGGGGGGAAGATATAATCCTCCTTGCAGAGCATTTTCTGAAAAAATCATGTATTGAAAACAAGATGGATCCTGTAAAGCTTTCTGAAGATGTTAAAAAAGTCCTGCTGAAATATGACTGGCCGGGAAATGTTAGAGAACTGAAAAATCTGATGGAAAGGCTGTGTATCTTTGCTGTAGGAGACGAGATTACAGTTGAAGATCTTCCCCCTTACATATTCAAAGGAAGATCACCTGTTGGAAGCAGAAAAATCGAGATAAAACCTCTAAAAAAGGTTAGAGAAGAAGCTGAAAAGGAAGTTATAAAGCTTGCCCTTGAAAAATACGGAAGAAATTTAAAAAAGGTAGCGAAGGCTCTTGAGATAGATCTTTCTTCCCTTTACAGAAAACTAAAACAGTATAATCTGGAGGAATAA
- a CDS encoding 4-oxalocrotonate tautomerase family protein → MPYVNVKVAGELSKEQKRKIVEGITKLLEDVAGKPPSATYVVIEEISRENWGKGGKLLSDK, encoded by the coding sequence ATGCCTTACGTCAATGTAAAAGTTGCCGGCGAACTTTCAAAAGAACAAAAAAGAAAAATTGTGGAAGGAATAACAAAATTACTTGAAGATGTTGCAGGAAAACCTCCGTCAGCGACATATGTGGTTATAGAAGAAATCAGCAGGGAAAATTGGGGAAAAGGGGGAAAACTTCTTTCAGACAAATAA
- a CDS encoding TIGR04219 family outer membrane beta-barrel protein has protein sequence MKKITALASVGVVSLSAYAVPGVDGEISAGYIKQDISGWVKYQGNEVDVDNDLKIGTENSFFVKAKLEHPIPILPNIKLMYERMRFSGDGRVQRSYTFGNVTVNVNERVQTKLDLDHYDFVLFYNLPFINLLQVVDGEIGINIRVIDFYGKVRNVDRNQEDSTSFVAPIPMLHGSLEIKPVDLFSFLIEANGIAYQGHHYYDVSGELRIKPVRTLLANLFVGLGYKYEKLKIDDIDDTSADIKIKQPYAQVGLLF, from the coding sequence ATGAAAAAAATAACCGCTTTGGCTTCAGTAGGGGTTGTTTCACTTTCAGCCTATGCTGTTCCAGGGGTAGATGGGGAGATATCAGCAGGATACATAAAACAGGACATAAGCGGATGGGTAAAATACCAGGGTAATGAAGTAGATGTTGATAACGATCTGAAGATAGGCACTGAAAACTCATTTTTTGTTAAAGCAAAACTTGAGCATCCTATTCCCATTCTTCCTAACATAAAACTGATGTATGAAAGAATGAGATTTTCAGGAGACGGAAGAGTTCAAAGAAGTTACACATTTGGTAATGTGACTGTTAACGTAAACGAAAGAGTTCAGACTAAACTTGATTTAGACCATTATGATTTTGTTCTTTTTTACAATCTGCCTTTTATAAATCTTCTTCAGGTTGTAGATGGAGAGATCGGAATTAACATTAGAGTTATAGATTTTTACGGCAAAGTTAGGAATGTTGACAGAAATCAGGAAGACTCAACATCTTTTGTTGCACCAATCCCTATGCTCCACGGATCGCTTGAGATAAAACCGGTTGATCTTTTCTCTTTTCTGATTGAAGCTAACGGTATAGCCTATCAGGGACACCATTATTACGATGTATCGGGAGAGCTTAGAATAAAGCCTGTTAGAACACTTCTGGCTAATCTGTTTGTGGGACTGGGTTACAAATATGAAAAACTGAAAATAGATGATATAGATGACACAAGTGCAGACATAAAAATAAAACAGCCTTATGCACAGGTTGGACTGTTGTTCTAA
- a CDS encoding inositol-3-phosphate synthase, translating to MSEKKIKIAIAGVGNCASALIQGIYYYKEKQNIEASGLMHEDIGGYKPWDIEVVAAWDIDERKVGYDISEAIFNPPNCTTVFHRDIPKTGVKVRKGKVLDGFPEHMKNYPPENAFVLSDAREDSVDTVAKVLVESEADVLINYVPVGSEKAARYYAEACLKAGVAFINCMPTFIVSDDEWAKKFESEGIPAVGDDIKSQVGATITHRVLTQLLLERGVKIDRTYQLNVGGNTDFLNMLERSRLSTKKRSKTEAVSSLIPYGMDPRNIHIGPSDYVPWLKDKKVAFIRLEGRLFGDVPMHLELRLDVEDSPNSAGVAIDAIRCAKLAQDRGIGGPLYSISAYTMKHPPIQYKDWQAREMVEEFIAGIRER from the coding sequence GTGTCTGAGAAAAAGATAAAAATAGCCATTGCAGGGGTTGGAAACTGTGCAAGTGCCTTAATACAGGGTATTTATTATTACAAAGAAAAGCAAAACATTGAAGCAAGTGGTCTTATGCATGAAGATATAGGTGGATACAAACCGTGGGATATAGAGGTTGTTGCAGCATGGGATATTGATGAAAGGAAGGTTGGGTATGACATATCTGAAGCTATATTCAACCCTCCAAACTGCACAACTGTATTTCACAGAGATATTCCAAAAACTGGTGTTAAGGTAAGAAAGGGAAAGGTTCTTGATGGATTTCCCGAGCATATGAAAAATTATCCTCCTGAGAACGCTTTTGTTTTATCAGATGCGAGGGAGGACAGCGTTGATACAGTTGCTAAGGTTTTAGTAGAAAGCGAAGCAGATGTTCTTATAAATTATGTTCCTGTTGGATCTGAGAAGGCAGCAAGATATTATGCTGAGGCATGTTTAAAGGCAGGTGTTGCCTTTATAAACTGTATGCCCACTTTTATAGTCTCAGATGATGAATGGGCTAAGAAGTTTGAGTCTGAAGGTATTCCGGCTGTCGGAGATGATATAAAATCACAGGTTGGGGCAACGATAACACACAGGGTTCTAACCCAGCTTCTTTTGGAAAGAGGTGTAAAAATAGACAGAACATACCAGCTTAATGTGGGCGGAAACACAGACTTTCTTAATATGCTTGAAAGAAGTAGGCTTTCAACAAAGAAAAGATCAAAAACAGAAGCTGTATCATCTTTGATACCTTATGGAATGGATCCGAGAAACATACATATAGGACCTTCAGATTATGTACCTTGGCTGAAGGACAAAAAGGTAGCATTTATAAGACTGGAGGGAAGGCTTTTTGGAGACGTTCCGATGCATTTAGAGCTCAGGCTTGATGTTGAAGACTCTCCAAATAGTGCAGGTGTGGCTATTGATGCTATAAGATGTGCTAAACTTGCACAGGATAGAGGTATAGGGGGACCTTTATACTCTATATCTGCATACACAATGAAACACCCTCCTATACAGTATAAAGACTGGCAGGCAAGAGAAATGGTTGAAGAATTTATAGCAGGTATCCGAGAAAGATAA
- the serA gene encoding phosphoglycerate dehydrogenase yields MFKVLVTDHISSKGLDILNSDPEIDLDYQPEIRWEELLEIIGEFHAVITRSRTPVTEELLERAKNLKVVGRAGVGVDNVDLEACSRRGILVVNTPGANTIGAAELTIAHLYTVLRKLHLAHQSMMNGEWNRKKFMGEELDGKVVGIVGLGNVGSQVAIRCKASGATVIAYDPYIPREKGDRLGVELVDTLHELIKRSDIISLHCPLTEETRGMIGEKEFEIMKDGVYFINCARGGIVDEDAMYEYMKKGKFAGIGLDVFGKEPPDDRIRRLFEFPNISLSPHIGANTYESQDKVAVKIAQQVIAALKGQFVEAAVNAPFTITEGFENIKAFLLLSERLGSFLTQYAGGNFKELNVEVRGSISEHIKPITAYILKGFLEPILDRPVNIINAPFLAKERGINIVESSREEGLVFKDFIKITAVENGKEHIVGGTAFYGQIPKIMLVDGYWIDIDPEGVILMFENKDVPGVIAKVGEILARHKINIAGFRLGRLEKGKIALGALQLDEKVNEVILEEIQDIPEILKVKQIILGG; encoded by the coding sequence ATGTTCAAAGTTCTTGTTACAGATCATATATCAAGTAAAGGTCTGGATATTTTGAATTCTGATCCGGAGATAGATTTAGATTACCAGCCTGAGATAAGATGGGAGGAGCTTCTTGAGATTATAGGAGAGTTTCATGCTGTAATAACAAGAAGCAGAACACCTGTAACTGAGGAACTCCTTGAAAGAGCAAAAAATCTTAAAGTTGTTGGAAGAGCTGGTGTAGGAGTTGACAATGTTGATCTGGAGGCATGTTCCAGAAGAGGTATTCTTGTTGTAAACACACCGGGAGCAAATACAATAGGTGCTGCTGAGCTTACAATAGCACATCTTTATACCGTTTTGAGAAAACTTCACCTTGCCCACCAGTCTATGATGAACGGTGAGTGGAACAGAAAGAAATTTATGGGAGAAGAGCTTGACGGTAAAGTTGTTGGTATTGTAGGGCTTGGTAATGTTGGTTCACAGGTTGCAATAAGATGTAAGGCTTCAGGGGCAACAGTAATAGCCTATGATCCATATATTCCGAGAGAAAAGGGTGATAGGCTTGGGGTTGAGCTTGTTGATACCCTTCATGAACTTATCAAAAGGTCAGACATAATATCTCTCCACTGCCCTCTTACCGAGGAAACAAGGGGAATGATAGGTGAGAAAGAGTTTGAGATTATGAAAGATGGCGTTTATTTTATAAACTGTGCAAGAGGTGGGATAGTTGATGAAGATGCCATGTATGAATATATGAAAAAAGGAAAGTTCGCCGGTATAGGTCTTGATGTTTTCGGCAAAGAACCTCCTGATGACAGGATAAGAAGGCTTTTTGAGTTTCCAAATATAAGCCTTTCTCCCCACATTGGGGCAAATACTTACGAGTCTCAGGATAAGGTTGCTGTCAAAATAGCCCAGCAGGTAATCGCTGCCCTAAAAGGACAGTTTGTTGAAGCAGCTGTAAATGCTCCCTTTACCATAACAGAAGGTTTTGAAAATATAAAGGCATTTCTCCTTCTTTCAGAAAGGCTTGGAAGTTTCCTGACCCAGTATGCAGGGGGGAACTTTAAAGAGCTTAATGTTGAAGTGAGAGGATCAATCTCTGAACATATTAAACCTATAACAGCATACATACTAAAGGGCTTTCTTGAACCGATACTTGATAGACCTGTAAATATAATTAATGCACCGTTTTTAGCAAAGGAAAGGGGAATAAACATTGTAGAATCTTCAAGGGAAGAGGGTCTTGTGTTTAAGGACTTTATCAAAATAACAGCTGTGGAGAACGGTAAAGAACACATAGTCGGTGGGACAGCGTTTTACGGACAGATTCCTAAAATAATGCTTGTGGACGGATACTGGATAGATATAGATCCTGAAGGTGTTATTCTTATGTTTGAAAACAAAGATGTTCCTGGTGTAATTGCAAAGGTAGGGGAAATTCTTGCAAGGCATAAAATAAACATAGCTGGATTTAGACTGGGAAGGCTTGAGAAAGGAAAAATAGCTCTTGGTGCACTCCAGCTTGATGAGAAAGTTAATGAGGTCATACTTGAAGAAATTCAGGACATACCTGAAATACTAAAGGTTAAACAGATAATATTAGGAGGTTAG
- a CDS encoding 6-carboxytetrahydropterin synthase yields the protein MPYIIRVKREFQAAHYLTDYHGKPEPLHGHTWEVELFIKAEKLDKGGMGFDFVEIHRFLDQILPDYQCMNEIYDFSPSAENVAKYIYQKVKEKYPTLQKVVVWETRHGGAEYYEE from the coding sequence ATGCCTTACATAATTAGAGTAAAAAGAGAGTTTCAGGCGGCACATTACCTGACAGATTACCACGGAAAACCTGAACCGCTTCACGGACATACATGGGAGGTTGAGCTTTTTATAAAGGCAGAAAAGTTAGATAAAGGGGGAATGGGTTTTGATTTTGTAGAAATTCACAGATTTTTAGACCAGATTCTTCCAGATTACCAATGTATGAATGAGATATACGACTTTTCACCAAGTGCTGAAAATGTCGCCAAATATATATACCAGAAAGTAAAAGAAAAATACCCTACCCTCCAAAAAGTAGTCGTATGGGAAACAAGACATGGGGGGGCTGAATACTACGAAGAATAA
- a CDS encoding KaiC domain-containing protein — protein sequence MAEDPKFHEEGERVHEYREPKVVKESIFTGSKALEKAPKIYGIPTGIEGLDDLFFVVESEDGKVVKKSLGGIPAYSVFNITGVNDTGKSLMVEQFTVEQARKGHKVAFITVESPANFVIASIKLRASAMGYNFDEFEDNVILIDAASHSTLRENLPDLLATLAYAIKTYHIKFTVIDSVTGLFENREMMARGVVRRLFNFMKKWYQTALFVSQKRSGHEELTAEAAGGYAVGHIVDGTMVLAKELIDSSFKAKLYKKEIGEIVRLFRIDGCRMSGHDTRTHYLEITDTGLVRILGPIGK from the coding sequence TTGGCTGAGGACCCAAAATTTCATGAGGAGGGAGAAAGGGTTCATGAGTATAGAGAACCTAAAGTAGTAAAAGAAAGTATATTCACAGGAAGTAAAGCCCTTGAAAAAGCCCCAAAAATCTACGGTATCCCAACAGGAATAGAAGGACTTGATGATCTTTTTTTTGTTGTGGAATCTGAAGATGGAAAAGTAGTAAAAAAATCTCTTGGAGGTATACCTGCTTACTCTGTGTTCAACATCACAGGTGTCAACGACACAGGAAAATCCCTTATGGTTGAACAGTTTACAGTAGAGCAGGCAAGAAAAGGGCATAAAGTTGCTTTTATTACCGTAGAGTCTCCTGCGAACTTTGTTATAGCATCTATCAAGCTGAGAGCCTCGGCGATGGGATACAATTTTGATGAATTTGAAGACAACGTGATACTTATTGATGCAGCATCACACTCAACACTAAGGGAAAACCTTCCTGATCTTCTTGCAACCCTTGCCTACGCCATAAAAACTTACCACATAAAGTTCACGGTAATAGACTCTGTTACAGGTCTGTTTGAAAACAGGGAGATGATGGCAAGGGGAGTTGTAAGAAGGCTGTTTAACTTTATGAAAAAGTGGTATCAGACGGCACTGTTTGTTTCCCAGAAAAGAAGCGGACATGAAGAGCTTACAGCAGAAGCTGCAGGAGGATACGCTGTTGGACACATTGTTGACGGAACTATGGTCCTGGCAAAAGAGCTTATTGATTCATCATTTAAAGCAAAACTTTACAAAAAAGAGATAGGGGAGATTGTAAGACTTTTCAGGATAGATGGTTGTAGAATGTCAGGACACGACACAAGAACACACTACCTTGAGATAACAGATACAGGTCTTGTAAGAATACTGGGACCGATAGGAAAGTAA
- a CDS encoding bacterio-opsin activator gives MVVLITSKPVNEQDLEHLVARVFFKAIDLLGGLHKLAEYRTLTWLPSLARASFAIVLREEYLKTEEEIAEIVGLTRNTVRNILRADPNAAMFKIEHMDELTKEEKKELRVHTAGGVAKLAYKLVKEGQEAQTLLEFCREMSAKAVQVCEAPWAYTVLKHSKGLKYPVENADTLKEKLSGITIKGLSGEEVADGLTYPIRNPAQLLHEIKEFLQMKGVE, from the coding sequence ATGGTAGTACTAATAACATCAAAACCTGTTAATGAGCAGGATCTTGAACATTTAGTTGCAAGGGTCTTTTTCAAAGCTATTGATCTTCTTGGAGGACTTCACAAGCTTGCCGAGTATAGAACATTAACATGGCTTCCATCTCTCGCAAGAGCTTCATTTGCAATAGTTCTCAGGGAGGAATACCTGAAAACAGAGGAAGAGATAGCAGAGATAGTAGGATTAACAAGAAATACAGTAAGAAACATTCTTAGAGCTGATCCAAATGCTGCCATGTTTAAGATTGAACACATGGATGAGCTTACAAAAGAGGAGAAGAAAGAGCTCAGGGTTCATACTGCCGGAGGTGTTGCAAAACTTGCTTACAAGCTTGTTAAAGAAGGTCAGGAAGCACAGACACTCCTTGAGTTTTGCAGAGAAATGTCTGCAAAAGCTGTTCAGGTCTGTGAAGCACCATGGGCTTACACAGTTCTCAAGCACAGCAAAGGTCTGAAATATCCTGTTGAAAATGCAGACACACTGAAGGAAAAACTTTCTGGAATAACAATAAAAGGTTTGTCTGGAGAAGAGGTTGCAGACGGTCTTACCTATCCTATAAGAAATCCAGCACAGCTGTTACACGAAATAAAAGAGTTCCTGCAGATGAAAGGTGTAGAGTAA